In Kryptolebias marmoratus isolate JLee-2015 linkage group LG22, ASM164957v2, whole genome shotgun sequence, a single window of DNA contains:
- the mettl18 gene encoding histidine protein methyltransferase 1 homolog — protein sequence MLARLTCGTFQPQASSVFLVSVIMSFCFNFDLPAQTTTYDEEDGNKQRNGKKDNDVKCTEESNKPAGPVKEAKEHLPPSDPHFFLTDAVFETVTIGTLPPLHFLNETVFEKTASEREDEEKIFSCSTEQKSDLISGVYEGGLKVWECTYDLLELIERDGEVFSGKAVLDLGCGAGLLGILALKRGARQVHFQDYNGTVIEQLTIPNVLLNLQEDDEVDDDYDKKGKGKGNVQMQEVCEKKQKKDGSPPPKKLATDLSQHPLLRRCHFFSGDWRSFHPLVLKVESQPRFDIIFTSETIYNTEYYPALHETLHNLLAPDGLVYLATKSHYFGVGGGLHLFETFVEQRGIFSLDHLWDGEDGLQRHVVELRFKKPKDT from the exons ATGTTAGCGAGGTTAACATGTGGAACCTTCCAACCTCAAGCCAGCTCTGTTTTTTTGGTGTCAGTCATCATGtcgttttgttttaactttgaccTTCCAGCGCAAACAACTACCTACGACGAAGAGGATGGAAATAAACAGCGGAACGGAAAGAAAGATAATGATGTTAAATGT ACAGAAGAGAGTAACAAACCAGCTGGGCCTGTAAAAGAAGCCAAAGAGCACCTTCCACCATCTGACCCACACTTCTTTCTTACGGATGCTGTTTTTGAAACAGTTACCATTGGAACTCTGCCTCCTCTGCACTTCCTGAACGAGACCGTTTTTGAAAAGACGGCCTCGGAGAGAGAGGACGAGGAGAAAATTTTTTCTTGCAGCACAGAGCAGAAGTCTGATCTCATCTCAGGCGTGTATGAGGGAGGCCTGAAGGTGTGGGAGTGCACTTATGACCTTCTGGAGCTGATTGAGAGAGATGGAGAGGTATTTAGTGGGAAAGCGGTGTTGGATCTGGGCTGCGGAGCGGGTCTGTTGGGAATTCTGGCTCTGAAGAGAGGAGCCAGACAGGTCCACTTTCAAGATTATAATGGTACAGTCATTGAACAGCTCACAATTCCAAATGTATTGCTAAACCTTCAAGAGGATGATGAAGTGGACGATGACTATGACAAAAAAGGGAAGGGCAAGGGAAACGTTCAGATGCAAGAGgtttgtgaaaagaaacaaaaaaaggatggCAGCCCACCTCCTAAGAAATTAGCTACGGACCTTTCCCAGCACCCGTTACTCAGGAGGTGTCATTTCTTCTCTGGCGACTGGAGAAGTTTTCATCCTTTGGTTCTCAAGGTTGAATCACAGCCCAGATTTGACATTATATTCACCTCAGAGACGATCTACAACACTGAGTACTACCCTGCTCTGCACGAAACCCTCCACAATCTGCTGGCGCCTGATGGTCTGGTGTACCTCGCCACCAAATCACACTACTTCGGTGTCGGTGGTGGGCTCCACCTCTTTGAAACATTTGTGGAGCAGAGGGGGATTTTCTCTCTGGATCACCTGTGGGATGGAGAAGACGGCCTCCAGAGACATGTAGTAGAGCTGCGTTTCAAAAAGCCAAAGGACACCTGA
- the zdhhc16a gene encoding palmitoyltransferase ZDHHC16A, which produces MRCSAPHLLRCVRLQLGSRRGRNKLPLCIRRIWAYMKLLVQSLCFNSLTDSDVVFDSVFEPVFVTVDYITRWFGLVFVCLVVILTSSILVIAYAVLLPLILTTYSPAWIAWHVCYGHWNLFMIAFHYYKAAKTSPGYPPTEKNERPFVSVCKKCIMPKPARTHHCGICNRCILKMDHHCPWLNNCVGHFNHRYFFSFCLFMTLGCVYCSISGRNLFLDAYRALERFKHLDSEKPGMPVTGMGLLIGLLPSGQTNFQTPAPPYTFKDRMIHKSIIYMWVLTSTVGVALGALTIWHAVLISRGETSIEKHINKKETHRMMVKWGKVYRNPFNYGGLNNWKIFLGVEKKSHWVTRVLLPSGHPPHGDGLTWEIFPVKNDLIPV; this is translated from the exons ATGCGGTGCTCTGCGCCCCACCTGCTGCGCTGTGTGCGCCTACAGCTGGGTAGCAGGCGAGGAAGGAACAAACTGCCCTTATGCATCAGGAGAATATGGGCCTACATGAAACTACTGGTTCAGTCACTTTGCTTCAACTCCCTCACCGACTCTGATGTAGTTTTTGACTCAGTTTTTGAACCAGTGTTTGTGACAGTGGATTATATCACCCGCTGGTTTGGCTtg GTATTTGTTTGCCTGGTGGTGATACTTACCAGTTCCATTTTGGTGATAGCCTATGCAGTGCTACTGCCTCTCATCTTGACCACTTACTCTCCGGCGTGGATTGCTTGGCATGTTTGTTATGGACACTGGAACCTCTTTATGATCGCTTTTCATTACTACAAAGCTGCCAAGACTTCCCCTGGATATCCTCCTACA gaaaaaaatgagaGGCCATTTGTGTCGGTCTGTAAAAAGTGCATCATGCCCAAACCAGCAAGAACACACCACTGTGGTATCTGTAACAG gtgCATTCTAAAGATGGATCATCATTGTC CCTGGCTGAATAACTGCGTGGGTCATTTTAACCATCGTtacttcttctctttttgcCTCTTCATGACTTTGGGCTGTGTCTACTGCAGCATCAGTGGCAGAAACCTGTTCCTGGATGCGTACAGAGCTCTTGAG CGTTTTAAGCATTTGGACTCAGAAAAGCCGGGAATGCCTGTAACAGGGATGGGACTTCTTATCGGGCTTCTCCCATCTGGGCAG ACCAACTTTCAGACACCTGCGCCACCATACACCTTTAAGGATAGGATGATTCATAAGAGTATCATCTACATGTGGGTGCTCACCAG CACAGTGGGAGTGGCCCTGGGAGCTTTAACCATTTGGCATGCAGTTCTCATATCCAGAGGGGAGACCAGCAttgaaaaacacatcaacaagAAGGAAACCCACCGAATGATGGTCAAATGGGGAAAG GTGTACAGAAATCCTTTCAACTATGGCGGGCTGAACAACTGGAAAATCTTCTTGGGGGTGGagaaaaaaag TCACTGGGTGACACGTGTCCTGCTTCCCTCCGGACATCCGCCACACGGCGATGGTTTGACGTGGGAGATCTTTCCAGTCAAAAATGATTTGATACCCGTATGA
- the ubtd1a gene encoding ubiquitin domain-containing protein 1a isoform X2 — protein sequence MWQANCKRMHNLAEWISGTVMGGCVGRSRMNGHGGARGSTRSKKRGVRNEPLKKERPKWKSEYPMTEGQLRSKRDEFWDTAPAFDGRKEIWDALRAAALAMECNDLELAQAIVDGACITLPHGSLTESYDELGNRYQLPAYTLAPPVNLITETSSESKASESSQKQAQPSPCREEFQLRVRLSTGQDVRLTASMADSIAELKKQLEEQEDIDVVRQRWFFSGKLLTDKTRLQDAKIQKDFVVQVIVNINPSVITN from the exons ATGTGGCAAGCAAACTGCAAACGGATGCATAATTTAGCAGAGTGGATTTCAG GGACAGTGATGGGGGGCTGCGTGGGGAGGAGCAGGATGAATGGACATGGGGGTGCCCGAGGCTCGACAAGGAGCAAGAAGCGAGGAG TGCGCAACGAGCCTCTCAAGAAGGAGCGGCCGAAGTGGAAGAGCGAGTATCCGATGACAGAGGGCCAGCTCAGGAGCAAGAGGGACGAGTTTTGGGACACGGCTCCAGCCTTTGATGGACGGAAAGAGATCTGGGACGCGCTCCGAGCCGCGGCCTTAGCTATGGAGTGCAACGACCTGGAGTTGGCGCAGGCCATAGTGGACGGAGCCTGCATCACTTTGCCGCATG GCTCTCTCACAGAGAGCTATGATGAACTGGGAAATCGCTATCAGCTGCCGGCGTACACCTTGGCACCGCCCGTCAACCTCATCACTGAAACATCCAGCGAGAGCAAAGCGTCCGAGTCCTCCCAAAAACAAGCTCAGCCTTCGCCGTGCAGAGAAGAGTTCCAGCTGAGGGTCCGGTTATCGACAg GACAGGACGTCCGTCTGACAGCCAGCATGGCGGACTCCATCGCTGAGCTAAAGAAGCAGTTGGAAGAACAGGAGGACATCGACGTGGTCCGTCAGCGGTGGTTCTTCTCCGGGAAGCTTCTGACTGACAAAACCCGTCTCCAGGATGCTAAGATCCAGAAGGACTTTGTTGTCCAAGTGATAGTCAACATAAACCCCTCAGTCATAACTAACTGA
- the ubtd1a gene encoding ubiquitin domain-containing protein 1a isoform X1, which yields MSGRTHGGCNFFSLGWDAGTVMGGCVGRSRMNGHGGARGSTRSKKRGVRNEPLKKERPKWKSEYPMTEGQLRSKRDEFWDTAPAFDGRKEIWDALRAAALAMECNDLELAQAIVDGACITLPHGSLTESYDELGNRYQLPAYTLAPPVNLITETSSESKASESSQKQAQPSPCREEFQLRVRLSTGQDVRLTASMADSIAELKKQLEEQEDIDVVRQRWFFSGKLLTDKTRLQDAKIQKDFVVQVIVNINPSVITN from the exons ATGTCCGGCAGGACTCACGGAGGCTGCAATTTTTTCTCTCTGGGCTGGGATGCAGGGACAGTGATGGGGGGCTGCGTGGGGAGGAGCAGGATGAATGGACATGGGGGTGCCCGAGGCTCGACAAGGAGCAAGAAGCGAGGAG TGCGCAACGAGCCTCTCAAGAAGGAGCGGCCGAAGTGGAAGAGCGAGTATCCGATGACAGAGGGCCAGCTCAGGAGCAAGAGGGACGAGTTTTGGGACACGGCTCCAGCCTTTGATGGACGGAAAGAGATCTGGGACGCGCTCCGAGCCGCGGCCTTAGCTATGGAGTGCAACGACCTGGAGTTGGCGCAGGCCATAGTGGACGGAGCCTGCATCACTTTGCCGCATG GCTCTCTCACAGAGAGCTATGATGAACTGGGAAATCGCTATCAGCTGCCGGCGTACACCTTGGCACCGCCCGTCAACCTCATCACTGAAACATCCAGCGAGAGCAAAGCGTCCGAGTCCTCCCAAAAACAAGCTCAGCCTTCGCCGTGCAGAGAAGAGTTCCAGCTGAGGGTCCGGTTATCGACAg GACAGGACGTCCGTCTGACAGCCAGCATGGCGGACTCCATCGCTGAGCTAAAGAAGCAGTTGGAAGAACAGGAGGACATCGACGTGGTCCGTCAGCGGTGGTTCTTCTCCGGGAAGCTTCTGACTGACAAAACCCGTCTCCAGGATGCTAAGATCCAGAAGGACTTTGTTGTCCAAGTGATAGTCAACATAAACCCCTCAGTCATAACTAACTGA
- the ubtd1a gene encoding ubiquitin domain-containing protein 1a isoform X3: protein MGVPNSRECNYYQAPNAPFKILLKMRNEPLKKERPKWKSEYPMTEGQLRSKRDEFWDTAPAFDGRKEIWDALRAAALAMECNDLELAQAIVDGACITLPHGSLTESYDELGNRYQLPAYTLAPPVNLITETSSESKASESSQKQAQPSPCREEFQLRVRLSTGQDVRLTASMADSIAELKKQLEEQEDIDVVRQRWFFSGKLLTDKTRLQDAKIQKDFVVQVIVNINPSVITN from the exons ATGGGAGTTCCTAATTCCAGGGAATGTAATTACTATCAGGCTCCGAATGCACCATTTAAGATCTTGCTGAAAA TGCGCAACGAGCCTCTCAAGAAGGAGCGGCCGAAGTGGAAGAGCGAGTATCCGATGACAGAGGGCCAGCTCAGGAGCAAGAGGGACGAGTTTTGGGACACGGCTCCAGCCTTTGATGGACGGAAAGAGATCTGGGACGCGCTCCGAGCCGCGGCCTTAGCTATGGAGTGCAACGACCTGGAGTTGGCGCAGGCCATAGTGGACGGAGCCTGCATCACTTTGCCGCATG GCTCTCTCACAGAGAGCTATGATGAACTGGGAAATCGCTATCAGCTGCCGGCGTACACCTTGGCACCGCCCGTCAACCTCATCACTGAAACATCCAGCGAGAGCAAAGCGTCCGAGTCCTCCCAAAAACAAGCTCAGCCTTCGCCGTGCAGAGAAGAGTTCCAGCTGAGGGTCCGGTTATCGACAg GACAGGACGTCCGTCTGACAGCCAGCATGGCGGACTCCATCGCTGAGCTAAAGAAGCAGTTGGAAGAACAGGAGGACATCGACGTGGTCCGTCAGCGGTGGTTCTTCTCCGGGAAGCTTCTGACTGACAAAACCCGTCTCCAGGATGCTAAGATCCAGAAGGACTTTGTTGTCCAAGTGATAGTCAACATAAACCCCTCAGTCATAACTAACTGA